The following is a genomic window from Maniola hyperantus chromosome 15, iAphHyp1.2, whole genome shotgun sequence.
gaggtgcgtgcccgggatcgaaccccgacctctgattaaaaggcggacgtacTTACTAAGTGGAAAATTTTGAATTAGAAAATCAGTACCATGAGTGACTTCCTAAACATTAGTAACCACCTAGTCGTTTCCAGTCAATCTTAATCCGAACATCCGCAATAAATTTGCGAACTGACAAATGTGCAAAGTTTAACCATATTTCCTCCTCGTGCACTCAATTACAACTCTTGAAACTTCAGTGACAAGGTTCAAAATGATAAAACAATGCTGAAATTTCATCAATTGGCACAGGATAAATTTTCGGCGGGTCCCCGTGGGGCATGGACCTTTTAAGGTGTTTACTGCATAGATAACTTAAAGCATTGACAAAAGGTCAAAATAGAGGTCCAATAGCTCTACCTACTACGTACAAAAAAACCAGCtaagagcgagtcagactcgtggatcgagggttccgtatcttgGAATATATTATAAGAAAGATCCAATACatgtgatgttttttttttttaattttagagggattaatttttcaatttttttatttaattttgcttAAATTATCTCCAACTGCAGATGTAAGTTTTTAAttggaaaatatttaattaagtacttaattggttttcattaattaaaaattacaaattaattgACTAAACGATTACAAATTAAATGATTTTCTGACTTTAGATTTCCGTAGAAACacattttgtgttttatataataatccataggtactaatattataaatgcgaaagtgacaCACTTCACttttcagtctgtctgtctgttaccttttgcacggcccatccgtttaaccgatttcgatggaatttggtacagaggtagcttgcatcccggggcaggacaaggctactttttatctcggaaaatcaaagagaataataagggtactgatgtgaaagtgtgtttgtgtgttggtttattggtttgttggtttgtccttcaatcacgttgcaacggtgcaacggatcgacttgatttttgtatgggtacaAGTTATATGGATAACAAGCACTCACTAAGTCTCGATGAGCTCGCAGTTGAGGAGCAGCTTGTCTTCCCCAAGTTCCACTACAGCAACTGTCTGATCATGGAAGTAGATCATACGGAGAGTCTCGTTGCTGACTCTCCGCCCCGTGTACGGCTTCACTCCCGGCTCTCTTCTCTCCGCGTCCTCCGATCGCGCGCCCACCGTCCCGACCAACCCAGCGAGAGACCAGCTCGCAGGGAAGGTGAACGCAAAGGGCTTAGCAGATGCACTTTGGGGGGAAGAAACCGCGATGCAACATATAACTACAACTGATATTAGGGATTTCAGGATCCCGTCGGCCATAGGGGCGCCTCTGTTCAAAGCTTCCCGCGCGTATCGAACGGCGCTGATCAGCCTACGGAACGACATTGTTTACACCACACGACATATAGTCACACGCTAGAGATACAGTTGGGTCCGTTGTCCATGACTCTAGTACCCGTGCGCCCGCTACGCCGGTGTATCGCGGACTGCCGCTGCCACCTAAAGTTGTCTAGTCTTCGCTTGGCTGTGGCGCTCCACCTGCATCGGGCACTTTCTTCAGTGACGTCATGTAATTTCACTTCTTTCTGACTCGTAGTATTATGTGGATGCTTTGTTTAATGTCGCGAGGGGATTAAACAATTATCGCCTATGTTATGTAACTTGTCCCATTTGATATTATTTCTGCTTGCATAGAAATAAtcatagaaagattttttattcgaaagcgcttgtattagtttatttgaataaaacatctttctatttttattcaagtaaagttttgtaagtgcttttgaatcgttaaacaAGTGGATTTATCAATTAGTAGATTAATgtccttcctaccgagaagagccaGTAAGAAACTCGACGATTGCTCTTTTCATATATCCAATTGGCATGATTACAGTCCAACTGTGCAACAACAACTGCCATAATTTCAAATAAATCTGCCACCGGACTCTACCACAAGTTCGGAACTCCGGAAATCTGTAGGGCGAtgtcgtaaaacctgcatcaatcatctcaattattatgattggctgaatttgtgctattcttgctGAAAcaatgtagccaatagtgagcgagtgtcaaccaatcagaggtgattgagatcgtgacattatagctgtcatctaccgcaatcgaggagCCCGCAAGAAACTCAttatttcatcatgatcaacccatcgccggctgactaaagagcacaggtctcctctcagagtgagaaggggttttggccatagtcttccacgctggccatgtgcggattggtagacttcacacacctttgataacattatggagaactgatgatgatgtatattGAAGTTATTATAGTcatactatacctatattaccttttgcaaaaaaatactACTGGATTCCGTACAATCTGCATTCCGacccgctgcgcgattgcggggcgaatgacagctacaatgtcacgatcgcaatcacctctgattggttgacgctcgctcactattggctacaatgcattgttgcaataagaatcgcacaaattcagcagaacagttgagattgtaataacgattgatgcaggtttcgcGCAATCGAGGTGCAGATGATATTAagttaagataaaaaaaaaaatgctggtAGGTACATGATTGTATTGTTACTGACTTTTCTGCCGTTGCAGGACAGTTACTCACCTTGGAGACCCCAGGTTCGATTTCCGGTTCAATCAGTTTAACactttacaatttttagggttccgtacctcaaaaggaaaaacggaacccttataggatcactttgttgtctgtctgtttgtctgtcaagaaacctacagggtacttcccgttgacttagaatcatgaaatttggcaggtaggtagatcctatagctgacatttggggaaaaatctgaaaaccttgaatttagggttagatcacacaaaaaaaattaaattgtggtcatgaactaataattagtattttcaactttcgaagtgagtgactatatcaagtggggtatcatatgaaaggtcttcacctgtacattctaaaatagattttattttatttttatacatcatagttttgaattatcgtgcaaaatatcgaaaaaatacgactgtagtacggaaccctcattgcgcgagcctgactcgcacttggccgggtttttttaatattgcaatATTAAGAAGGTACGTAGTTACGTACACTAAGGAAAATTTCTTACAACTCCATTTTAATCATCACTATCAACatcctccctagcgcagtggtaagcactgtggtcttattagtgggaggtcccaggttcgattcctggcaggggtatgacattttataatttctaaatttctggtctggtctgggaggcttcggtcgtggctagtcatcaccctaccggcaaagccgtgccgccaagcgatgcaatttagcgttccggcacgatgccgtgtagaatacaaagggtttaggtttaataaaaactgccataccccttacaggttagcccgcttccatcttagactgcatcatcactcaccaccaggtgagattgcagtcaaagggctaacttgtatctgaatttaaaaaaattaaacctctcgccggcccactactgaacacagatttcctctcagaatgagaagggttagatCATACTACGTTgggtggattggtagacttcacttacCTTCGAGAAAATTATGGTgaaactaacttatgcccgcgacttcaattCAAACgacttcaaatttcaaacccctgttttaccactttagggattgaattttcaaaaatcctttcttagtggatgtctacgtcataatagctatctgtacgccaaatttcagcccgatctgtccaatagtttgagctatgcgttgatagatcagtcagtcagtcagcttttccttttatctcaGGCAtgcgataaagcaagtgatatttagttgagTTTTAGGTTTTAGGTTAATGACtgttgtatagtacgcgacgggttgagatggcaagaaggatatgaggcgggggacgccccgcacagcctcacgtcacccgcgctatcccgcaccggattaacgcaggggctgtgcgggtgtgcggggcgtccccaccccgattgccatctcgacctgtcgcatactatactttATCTATACAGCCGAGCTAATGATTTTGCCAATGACTTCTGACTGATAGTAGATATCTAcctaataattacctattacttaATGACTTTCACGCCAGTTTCGAAGCATCACAAACGATCTACATATTCACATAATTGTCGATTacgatataggtaggtacctaaatacataggtacaataGGGGTTAGGTATGCAGcctaataatattactaatctCGTAGGTATGTACCCGAAAACCTATTACAAGTACCTAATTAGATACCTAGCACCATCAACATTAGACTTCaatcaattaaataaatcaatCACTGCGTCCTCTGCTGGaaataggccttcccaagagcgcgtcACCACAACGACGGTCTGGTCACTGGTGGCCGGTGGGAGGCtacgaccgtggctagttagctCAGTGCAAGTATTACTCCTAATTTTAGCTTACCATCTTACctgcaaagccgtgtcgccaagcgatttagctttccggCAGGCCTTTCTTTTTGTGTAGtttaagtttattatttgtaaccTTGACTAAAATTTGAATGCAACGTTAGTTGTAAACGAGGCTGTATTCGTAGTAGCACCATCTATCGTTGAATAGACAAATATTAAACTAGAGTCTTCAATTATTCGCCccgtatttaaaaaaagtcaaatctattaaaaatattaaatatttttgtaaatttaataTTCTAAAAAGTGGAAAactcttaataaaatattatattccggaacgattaacttaaaaaaaatattataagcagcgccatctattgtAAAGTAGGAAGAATATacaatttgatttaaaaaaacgagTCAGACTATAGGCTTAGTAAACTAGAGTCagacacgaagggttccgtacaagaaataacacaattAAGGTTGATTATTACAGTCTCTTTGACTGCTAATTTTGTTGAATAAAAAAGTCGCATTCAAATCGGCCCATCCGTTTGAGCACTACGATGGCACAGATAGACAAAATGCTCATTTTAATCTTTGAACTCTTTGAATAAAACGAAATTATcatcaaatttaaatttatttaagatTCACATTCACAACCTTTGTACAAATCAAACTTTCTTTACAAAATTGTACATTTAATTACATACACAAGTATTAATAATAGTAGGTGTTTATGTACAATAGAAAACTAcctattaaataggtacttattatttacagtaatcaagtaatttatttatacaaaaatactAGTAGGAGTTATGTTTGATGAAACTTATCagtgaataattaattttaatgaataatttattttagaacacGGAATTGtgcttataatatataaaataagtcttctttaaatatataaaaggaaaatgtgaccgactgactgactgatctatcaacgcacagctcaaactactgaacggatcaggctgaagtttggcatgcagatagctattataacgtaggcatccgctaagaaaggatttttgaaaattcaacccctaagggggtgaaatagtgaaATTTGTgcggtccacgcggacgaagccacgagcataagctagtataatacaaAACCTTTGGTAGTGGTAGCTAGAGAAAACTAGTTTCAAATGACATGTAAATTAACTATTAAGTAAACATTTAAAAAGTTTCATATAaccaaaatttataaaaacaataagtaaattaattattaataatatatttatattttattaatattaatattttattaaaatgcatTCAAGAGATATGATCTTTAACatataatttaattacaatACCTTAGTGGCACAAAAGGGGGCATTCCTAGAAGTCCTGTTAACTTTATAAGTGCTAAAATTGCAAAGTGGCAACTCGGCCATTCGGACGAGATTCCTTCGGTCAAGATGTCCCCCAagtctaaaatatttattttgttgtatttctgtGTGGAAGCtaaataaatctttaattattttattattgtacagTATATACAGTAAAtgcaatttaaaattttatgattcttttTATGTAGCTCAATACCATAAACTCAGCCCATAAGTTCCAACGTCCTTAATCAGCCTTTCTTCGGTTTTCAAGTCTTCAGTCCCAATAACTCCCACCTCTTCTTCACCAGGCGCCAGTGCCGTCAGGTAGGTACCCCCGGATGAAGGGCAGGCCGGTGCCCACCTTCTTCTGGTAGTCCAGGTACTGACTGCCGAAGAATGAGATGAGGAACATTTCCTCTGCGAAGATGCGCTCTCGGAAGAACGACCACGACACCAGCGTGTATATTAGAACGCAGATCGGGTTTAGCAGAattaactgaaaaaaaatttggaAGGTTGTGATATGTAGATATAgtcagcgacaggtcgagatagcaatcggggtatgaggcgggcgtgcgggacgttccctgttcgattgccatctcgacctgtcgcatactaagtCCATACATTTctgatgcctataacacgagtgtacaacttattttaggcatcggtgACTTAACCTTATACTTGGTTGTAATtttttggtgaaacaataaaagatttatttatttattattattatatttataagtatacGGACTTTTTAACGCTAGTTCAAATGGCTTGGTTCTATTGAGCCAAAATGCTCGCGTAAGAGTACTTGAAGAGCAAAAGTACCTGTGTGCCAATGGACCAGTAGAACCAGCCCACGTAGCTGGGATGTCGACACACGCGGTACACGCCGTGCGTCACCAAGCGGTGGTCTGGACTCTTCACCGTTTGTACCTACAACATTATTATTACTCTCACTATTACACTTTATATTAGTATCAATATTATACACGCTgtaattttagtggttgtcttcccgcggcagaatgaTTTGCTTCCAGTAGTACTATTGAAACAtcgagttaaacttaaaaaaaatataaaatgtttttattttgaaataatcgaaaaaaaatcatcaactcgaaagtgtgagaaacaatagtaatgcACTAGATGTCACATAcatcaaattaattgtggtatgtaccTGTTATCTACATAAAAACTTACATGATGGTTGAAGTTAGTTTTGGCGGTGAACATGGCCAGTTTCCTCATCACCTCTCCCCCTATACACAACACCACTCCTATGTGGGACAGCCAGAATACTGTTTTCAttcctaaaataaattattatagagttgaaattatttttaactaagtgATTTCCGGGCCTTCGcttgcgtggattaaggtttttaaaatcccgtgggaactcttactttccaggataaaaagtagcctatgtccttcccagggatgcaagctatctctataccaaatttcattaaaattggttacagggatgagccgtgaaaagctagcagacagacacacagacacactttcgcatttataatgttagtacgGATAATAgtgttttaattattactagctAACCACTCTGGCTTTGCAGGGGtacaattttagaaaaaaaaaattataccaatTGGTCCAGATAAATTAAGAACACAAATAAAGATAACGTCAAGTGTGAGTTCCCCCATCAAACACGATTAaacaacttttaattttattttgtgatgtaagcacaaattcacagtttttggatttaaataaacttttagaagtccttttgaatcgtcaatatAATTTACCAAGCTAGCTACCACCACATGATGAGATGAGATGAGATTGCAAATTGCTATCAAGGACTGatttttcagtaaataaataaaaaaaaagtagaagTTTGCCTCAAGTTTCTCACCAGGAAAGAAGTAATTTTCCACTGCAGCCTCCACCCAACTGGACACAGCTGCAACCCAATACTGCACACTATGATTCAGTATAAAGGAATCCACCGTCAAAGTCCTAGGATTGGTCAGGGCCACTGACAGGAACTCCGAGAAGTGAAACATGGAGAATGCCATGGCATATAGTCCAAATATGTGGTAGCTGTCAAATGTGGCGAAGTATAGCCCCGTCGCAAACGCTGAGCCTAGGAAGGCTGATCTGACAGCTACctgaaaaatataaacaaaggTACACTTTGACAACTTTCTGctcacataattaattattaggttattatttatattgttatttataataTGCATGCTTTTTAAACTCTGGTTATGCTGTGCAACCATTTAGGATTGCAATAACAACGAAACGTTGTATTGTGGAATtaagttataattataattattgtaatctgtTGTGGATgccactaattaaaaaaaaactaaaacaaccCTGGTAAGATATTGCCATTTTTAGAACCACGCTCATAGATGTCACCAACCAGAGTGTACCAATTTATCTTCACTtttgtatgagctttgcctatcaggagttttaaaatatctttggattttaatataaagtaagtaggtacaacacaTATGTATAGCAGACTCGatttcgaaagtacttgtaaaagtttatttgaataaaaaagatttttattttattttttagactGCTAAATCTAAATTGCAGTAAAGAAACTCAGGACTCAAGTGTAACAATAGTTGAATGAGAATAGGCACTGTTTTGATCCTTGTACTTTTACTTCAATTATAACTTTGGTGTTAAGtaccaataataatattctatggaaatcactcacaatagttaAAATGCTAAAATAATACTAGATTTTGTGAATGAAGCCAGCGCATCAAGCCACGCCTGTGCACTTGAACAGCATAATGATATTGTGTTATTCATTCAGCAGAGTAACTAAGTAAGAAAAaatagtggtcagagcgtcgggcgcgatcccaggagacgcgggttcgattcctgccggttcgcaatttttgatctgtatttaaaattattaagaaaaaatagGTTTGCAAACAAGATTactcaataaaaaacaaattaccGAAGTAAGATTGACTACCATCTTAAATCATTTAAACTTTTAcacttatttaaaacttttgtcTTAGTTAATAGAAGGCaatgattattataatctatttcTTACACCAGTCaccataggtacctaaatgtttCCCCTAATGATACAGTATCAAAAATAACCTCTACACATTTTACTAATTGGATCTAAACTTACATCATACGTGAAGCCTTTTAGGGAGTATCGTAATACGAAGTTCAACAGGCAGAAATATAGGCCGGGGCCCCAGTATGTGAGCGCCCATAGCTCGGACGTGAATCCGAGAACACTTGATGAAAATAGTGATACAGTAAACACTAAGCACGATAGCGAAAAACATAGCATAGCTTGCGCTGCGGCGGGGCTCGCGTTTCTCATCATTATGTAGCTTTAAAATACTACTGAGTAGCCCAAAATGTGTTGCAGTTTctgaattaatttttaaaaataattcaaataggTTTGGTCATGAAAttcatttttgttttcttttttgacATTGACAAATTCAAATGTTCAATTCAATGAGTACCTATATAATGTTCAATTTTCATGATTTTCACTACGAGACGTCACTactacaaagtactctgtggttacTACGAAGAgaacatattaatctatggaaGAGAAATAATATTGTGCACTGTATCCGATAAGCAAAGGCAAAAAAGTGAACATTATAGTCGAACGTCCATTGACAGAAtttgataaaaacaaagtacaaacctTATCTATGATATCTTTAGTTGACATTGATGTATGTACTAAATACTGATTGGTGGGAAATAGTAAAGTATTCCATGATTGGTTAAACTTGCCAACAGACTGGTTTGCTAATGGCCAAATTGTTAGTGGTCTGGCATGACAAGTGACATGACAAGCATTTATCGTCGGTGATGACaagtttcaaatttttttcgtttttcgGACATCCAAAAATTCGTGAAACGGCCTAATTCtatcaaacatttttatttaaattcaagtGTACGATGCCGTAATTTTAAACTTCGATTACTTTATCGAAATCTTTCACTAGATTTCGATAAATGTCTGATTTATAAAAAGCATAAAATGTAATGTTTAttgtaaaattcaaattatcCCACCCGGCTAATTACTTCATACTTGACATCCTCTCCATGACAACATCGTTTGTGTTTAATTTCGCGTAACAATTTTCCAAGCACTCTATATCTCAACGGATATTAAATCTATAATCTATTTTCCTAATACCTAATATTCGAAGTGGTTGGTAATGTGTTTATTGGAGTAAGCGTGTGTTGAGGGCTGGGCCTCAGTATTTGGTCAGTGCCTGGATTGTGAGGTAATCGACGCAATGAACGACCCGTGGGATGTAAAATCGGTGAGGCAATCAAACCATTACATGTCCTGCATGAAGATAAATGGGGTGCCACTTCTACCGCCTGTCGTGAGTTAAATATTActtatgatttttattaattatattcataTTCTGTGTTGTCCATTAATTGGCGTTTTGACGTTAAGCCTGGCTCCCTCCCACCAAACTCAAAATCAAAAAGTAAATATATGGAACGGACTCATAtcaataaatgtgaaaatgcgttgaaaaatgaaatttagtacagagttagctcacATCTAGGGGATAGAGATATGCTATTTGTTTTCTTGAATAATAAATGAGCTCCCACAGGGTTTTCTAAAACCCATGTCCAATGAAGAAAGTTATGGGCACCatcaagttttataataatatataggtatagtgaCTTAGTATtcgaactagcttatgttcgtgACTTCGCGAActtggcgacttcgtccgaatggactacacaaatttcaaaactctatttcacacccttaggggttgaattttcttaaaACCTTTCTTAGAGGATACCTACGtcctcaccttttccttttatatatttagatgatgatAGATCCAAATCATATAATGAATCAGATGAGCTTAGTTACAAGCAATACtaattacactagcggcacgctatgatggccggtttgacacattacaatagtgatgtggaatgtcaatttattctcgaacaaaaaacaattaagttttgtttttgtacctgattaaataggtttaataaaacaaaaatgtatatgtttatttaatttatttgaacgaactgaatatttgaacgaaaatgaatatacatactttatatgcacacaagaaacatatgaatacaaaagataccgaaaaggtgccacaaaaggccataattaatcagattcgtccatactactattttcactgtcgtcactgctatcatcacatacattaataattatatgttcgttttctataatattatctattttcacatctctttcataatcttcccttattaatttaacagttctattcacaaccttttcccagtctcctttagtcacatgttcacaagcttcttctaataattttagcattttttttgtggtaaatgggggttctgtattgtgtcttgcagcatatcccttaatttgagcccacaccaactcaatcgcattatactcacaatggtaaggcggtaaccgtataactctgtgcccatgttctaatgctatttcgtcaatgacgtatcggatcttggttggtttgttttcttttaaaagacgtactaattccgcttttaacatattcatgtttgcatctacgccatttttacgaagccatgcgacgatatcagctttcttttgggattgggcaggtggcttgtcaatttgcatcgagtggtatggggcgttgtccataattataatagatggttcagggaggctacacaacattgaggtaaaccattcagtaaacttttctccattcatgtcttcatgatagtctccagtggtttttgacgcaaaagccatgagagaaccttcgacaaacccgttgatggttccggcgtgacaaattataagtcgcgatccttttcctacaggaactttggaagtagatgctgctgtgtcatcgttccaagaacggcctacagtatggttagcattaagccatgtttcatccaagaacacaacattttgccaatttttgatttctttcacttgccgtaaaaaagtataccttgccatcgctatatcaaatctttccatcaatattttgcgtttgttacattttttgtatcgaaatccaatggtcttcaaaatcttcgttaaagaactttctccaccg
Proteins encoded in this region:
- the Icmt gene encoding protein-S-isoprenylcysteine O-methyltransferase isoform X2; this encodes MVVNLTSVAVRSAFLGSAFATGLYFATFDSYHIFGLYAMAFSMFHFSEFLSVALTNPRTLTVDSFILNHSVQYWVAAVSSWVEAAVENYFFPGMKTVFWLSHIGVVLCIGGEVMRKLAMFTAKTNFNHHVQTVKSPDHRLVTHGVYRVCRHPSYVGWFYWSIGTQLILLNPICVLIYTLVSWSFFRERIFAEEMFLISFFGSQYLDYQKKVGTGLPFIRGYLPDGTGAW
- the Icmt gene encoding protein-S-isoprenylcysteine O-methyltransferase isoform X1, with product MMRNASPAAAQAMLCFSLSCLVFTVSLFSSSVLGFTSELWALTYWGPGLYFCLLNFVLRYSLKGFTYDVAVRSAFLGSAFATGLYFATFDSYHIFGLYAMAFSMFHFSEFLSVALTNPRTLTVDSFILNHSVQYWVAAVSSWVEAAVENYFFPGMKTVFWLSHIGVVLCIGGEVMRKLAMFTAKTNFNHHVQTVKSPDHRLVTHGVYRVCRHPSYVGWFYWSIGTQLILLNPICVLIYTLVSWSFFRERIFAEEMFLISFFGSQYLDYQKKVGTGLPFIRGYLPDGTGAW